The genomic segment caacccccACAACCACCcgccctcaatttttttttggagggggtggtggggtgtcGGGAAaggggagtgggggtggggcaaaaaaccaaaaaaaaaaatcaaaacttttttttcaaaacaaaattatttggggtggggggtggggtggagtggtgccaaaaacaaaaaaaaatcaaaacttttttttcaaaacaattttttttttttttttttttttgccggggggggggggcgggggtgCGTGGGTgagtggggtggggtggtgggagTGGTTGGAGGGTGGGTCGGGTAGTTGGGAGTGGTTGGAGGGTGGGTCGGGTAGTTGGTGGAATGCACTTATagacttgttttccctatttttatTAGAGAAAtcatttttcccatttttgaagaacttgttttcctaaagaaaatattttccaaaatttttgaccaaacgaatatgagaaaattagaaaatgTTTGCCTCCATGCCGAACACACCTTATATGTGAGTTCTCActcatttccttttcttatttcattAAATCTAACGTATAGAGTCGTTAAATATTTGACGCAAACTAAAAATGTTCacttttgacaaatttaaagaTCCACAATTGCTCAAATAATACTTCCTTCGTCCTAAAAAGATTGTTTTAATTTGActtggcacgaagtttaagaaataaaggaagacacTTAAAATGTGTAGTCCAAAATTAtcttagatatttatgtggcggcaaataatttcataattatTTATAGAATtataccaattttttttaaataaactaataaggaaagtaagacaataCTTGTGCTCGAAAAATAATACTTAAGAGACTATTTTGAACATACTACCAAAACAAAGAGACCATTCTTGTCATTCTGGTTTTCTTCATAGAGATCTCCATTTCTTCCACGTTTAACAGAAAAATATTGAATTCCCACCTTACCCAAAAGCTTACCAGATCAAGAACGCCATGCGTTACTTTAAACTACAACAATGAGACCCTCCAAATCTACACCATTCCATGGAAGAGACAAATGGTGGATTAATCAAATTGATGTGTTGTGTTAAGACTTATGACTGGGGTCGCATTGGTAGTGAATCTACTGTTGCACGTCTGTATTATAGAAATACTggaattattattaataaagaTGAGCCTTATGCTGAGTTTTGGATGGGCACACATGAGTCTGGCCCATCATATGTTTTGAAAGGAGCTGACAATGGTGAAAAGTTGACGTTGAAGGAGTGGATTGAGAGAAACCCAACTagtgttcttggagatattgttGTCAATAAGTGGGGTACCgactttccttttctcttcaagGTTTGCTCTTCTAGCCTTTGTTTTCTTAAATGTCTGTAGTTACATTCTATGGCTTTGTATGGACTGATCTTGAGGAGAAATCAAAGAATCCTTAACCTGTTACTTAGTGAATCATCTCAAATGCTGTCTGGTATCAGTTACTGCTGCCCAATTTTAAACGATGGTATTTGACTAGAGAAGGAGTTTATGTATTAACTtgatttaaatattataatagTGATAGTGGAAGAtaagattaggaatgaagagGTTCGGGACAAGGTGGTAGTCGTTACCATGGTGGACAAGATGTGGGAAGTAaggctgagatggttcgggcatgtgaagaggagctacacagatgccccagtaaggaagtgtgagaggttggccatggtGGGCCTGATGAGAGGTAGAGGTAAGACAAAGAAGTATTAAGGAGAGGTGATTATGCAGGACATGGCGCAGCTTCAGCTCACCGAGGATATGACTGTGATAGGAGAGCATGGAGGTCGAGAATTAGGGTAGAGGGTTAGTAGGTACCAGGAGTATTAGTAGTATTCTTCTGTTTGCTTATTCTTAGATTTTTAGTACTAACTGATTGTTTACTTCCCTTcgtttatcttatttatcttgttgttgttacgACTTATTATCACTGCTTCCCTTTTCATCTTTcctgagccgagggtctattggaaaAGTCTCCCTGccttcacaaggtaggggtaaggtttgcgacacactacccttcccagaccccacctATGGGATTACGCtagtttttttgttgttgtaatggtGATACTGGAAGAAAATACTAGAGTACTGGTTGATAGTTTTATAGAGAAACATCACATCAAATTCAGAATTTGAAAGCTTTTAAACGTAATTTTTAGAGCTGTATAGTAAAAGAATGATAGCACAAACCAACTTCCGACGTCCCAAAATGGAGAAAGTACTAGAGTGATACCAAAATTTAGATCTTTGAAACCGACATGTCCCTTTCTCAGAGAATCCAGATAAGCAAGAAAATCAgattaatttcattcatttaaaATGGGTGAAAGTCTTTTATACTTATTTGTCTGTATGGTTAAATAGGTTTCTaacatttcttttgtttttaggTATTATCTGTTGCCAAAGCTTTGTCCATACAGGCCCATCCAGACAAGGATTTGGCCACTTCTCTGCATAAAGAGCAGCCATCTGTTTACAAGGATGACAATCACAAACCCGAGATGGCTTTGGCGCTGACTCAATTTGAAGCTTTATGTGGGTTTGTCAGTCTGGAGGTACTTGAGGACTTAAGGTTTATGTTAGCCTAGTTAATATTTGGAGTGTTCATAGGCTTTCTTACTCTCAAATGATGCACATTTCAGGTGCATATAAGTTTCCTGTTCCTTAAAAGTTATTCTAGTAGAAGCACGTTTATGTAATATTCTGGGGCCCTGGGCTTAGTTCGAGTGgcaaaggttgagggactatTGTAATTTAGGTCATAGGTTTGAGCCTTGCGCCATGCAAACTAAGCCTGGTATTTGAGTGGAGAAGGGTAAAGGGGTGGGCCCAGTATCCCGGAGTTTCGAAGGCTGTGTTGGTCCTTGATGGATTTCTCGGTCATCAAAAATAAATCTGTGGTGCAGTCAACAGGCTACGGTGCCCCATTTTTGATAGATAATAAGATAATTAAATCACTTGGCTGCTGTTATTTACATGTACCCTCTCATTTTGGAATCTGATATTTTGTCATGCTTTTCTTCATTGGCAATATCATGAGTGTGAAACCGTCCTATTAaaaattgtttatgaattgcttaaagttaGATGATTGTTTCCATTTATACTATCTGAACATCCCCTTTTAAAAAAGGTAATAGTATGAACTTGAGCTTGTTGTTCCTCCCCTGACAACCAGATGacaaaattttaaacttaaGGGAGAAAAATTATAGGAAAGTGGAAAATGAGTTCCAGACAGCATTTTTCACGCCCTCCTTCCTTATCTATTGTGAAACGAAAGGTTGCCAACTGGGTTTTCTGGTTAGCATATGTGTTAAGAAACTAGTATAGTTTGCTTTCTTTTCTGTGCTCAAAAGTTATGCAATTTATGTCAGGCTGCAGGTATAAACGGCTAAGTAGAAGACAGTTGGACTATATGAATCCTCGTTGACCATGTCGCTTCATTTAAGCCACCTAGTGCCATTATAATACAAACTAAAATGAAGACAAAAAGTAGTAGAAGTTCTCTGTATTTTCAATTGGTATATAAATCTCTGACAAGactaaaaaaaatccaaaaaagcaTAGGACCTTAAGTGTACTAACATGAATACACTATTAACTAGAGAACatatttgattgtgataacaagtatattgaattttttttccaggaGCTCAAGGTGATTGTTCGTACTACACCCGAGATTGTGGAAGTGATTGGTAATGCAAAAGCAGAGCAAGTTTTAAACTTTAATGAGGATGATGGGAAGGAGGAAGTTAGATTACTGCTACGATCAGTATTTACTGATGTAATGACAGTTCGCAAGGATGTGACTGCCGAAGTGTTATCCAAGCTGATTAATCGCCTAAACGTTGAAGACCAGGTAGTCCAAATTGATCCATGACCAAGtgaaagt from the Lycium ferocissimum isolate CSIRO_LF1 chromosome 11, AGI_CSIRO_Lferr_CH_V1, whole genome shotgun sequence genome contains:
- the LOC132037039 gene encoding mannose-6-phosphate isomerase 1-like; this encodes MEETNGGLIKLMCCVKTYDWGRIGSESTVARLYYRNTGIIINKDEPYAEFWMGTHESGPSYVLKGADNGEKLTLKEWIERNPTSVLGDIVVNKWGTDFPFLFKVLSVAKALSIQAHPDKDLATSLHKEQPSVYKDDNHKPEMALALTQFEALCGFVSLEELKVIVRTTPEIVEVIGNAKAEQVLNFNEDDGKEEVRLLLRSVFTDVMTVRKDVTAEVLSKLINRLNVEDQARLLTDKEQLILQLEKQYPADVGVLAAYLLNYVKLNPGEALYLGSNEPHAYLYGESVECMANSDNVIRAGLTPKHRDVKILCSMLTYKLGFPEILKGTVVNPYTKRYLPPFDEFEVDRCILPQNSTTVFPSIPGPSIFLVMGGKGTMTTSSDEVVAEGDVLFASANTKITVATLSGLHLYRAGVSSRLFGLHK